A stretch of DNA from Campylobacter iguaniorum:
AAGATAAAAGTAGCATCAATATATTTATGGATATAGATTATATCTGGTGTGAGAACCCAAACAATAAAGCTCAAGAGTTTACCTTAGTTCATAACGGCTCTACGGTTGATTATAAAAATGGTGTAAATAAAGAATATCTTGAAACAAAAGGAGTATCCTTTGTAAAAGCAACTATGGATACTATTCCCTCAAAAACCTCAAGTCAAACCAAAGAATTATCAAAAGAAACAGTAATCGCTAATTATGATGCAAAAAAAATGTCATCACTTGGAATTGAGCCAGATTTAGCAATGTACACATTAACATCTAAAATGGATACATATAAATCAGTAGGACAAATAAGATATGAAACTTCATATAATGGAACTGAGCCAGATGGATGTGAGTATGCTAGTGTTACAAAAAGAATGATGCAAAGTGTCGATATACAAAACTTTAAACAATGCAGAGGTGGAAGTATTACTTATATTGGAAAAACTGGAGTAGAAGAGCTTACCGATGAAGCAAAAGAGCAATTAAAATCTGTAAGTAAAAGATTGGAAGCAAGTTGTAAACTGCAAAATCAAGCTACTGCGAAGATTAATGAGTTTACTTTTAAATGCTTTAAAAACCCTCTTAACAATAACTACAAATTTGTAGTATTAAAAGATGGGAAACTAATCACTAGAGGAGTAGGGGAGTAAATTCTCATCTCTCCACATATCCATTAATTGAATAATTTGTTGGTTGTTAAGGGAAGAGAGTAGGTTGAGAACTCCAATTACTGATTTTGGTGTGTTTGTTCCATTTGCCCACTTATGGAAATTAATCCCTCCAAAATCAGAAATGGTACCCATCTCATCGTATGTCATTTTTTGACTTGTGTTGGTAGCAAGCATACCTTTACTTTTTAGGATTAAGCTCGCAAGTTTTTCTTGATCCCTCTTTTTCATTGACCTCTCTCTATAAAAATTGCTATACAGTATATAAAATAGTATTATAGATTAACTTTTTTTAATCTTACTTTAAAAAAAACTTTGAGTAATATTTTAGCATAAAATATTCTAAAAGGGGGTGAAGCGAAAATTTTAATAATAGTCGTAATCACGACAAACAGTTTTTAGGACAAGGTAAGTTTAACTTTAGAATATAAAGGAGATTAGATTGAAGAAAATTGCAATTCTCTTGGCAATGTTTGCCTTTTTAGGAACGGCTGCGTTTGCAGGAACTACGGATAATTTAGGTGCCCAAAGCTTATGGAACACATTAAGCGGATGGTTGGACGATACTTATGTAGCAAGAATTATAGCATTGATGTTTTTTGCGGTTGGTGTATGGAGAGCTTTCGCTGGTTCTATCTTACAATTTTTCTTAATGCTCGGATTTGCTGTGTTGGTAACACAAGGAAACACGATCATTAGTGCTATCAATAGTGCAACATTCTAATGCAAGTGCGGAGTAATCTCCGCCTTTGCGTTATGGTTTTTTGAGGTTTTTTCTCAAAAGATTTGAATAAACCATAAAATAAAAGGAGTAAATGGTGAAGCCAGATGGATATGTTGAAATAAATAAATTTATAGACACTAAGCCGATGTTTGGGAATTGGGAAGTTGATACCTTGATGGTATTTTCTGTTTTTGTTGGTATTGCTATTATGTTCACAAAAGGCTTTATTCCCTTTGCAACTTTCTTCGGTACTGGTGTACTAGCAGCTACACTGTACGAAAAAATCAAAAAATCAAAAATCAAAGGTTTTTTCCTGCATATACTTTATATGCTTGGAATTAGGCAACCTAAAACATTGCCACCATCTTATATGAGATATTACATAGGAGCGTAACGGATATGTTGTTTGATAAATTCAAATTTAAAATGGATAAGTACATATATGAAAATTGGACTTTTCGTATAGTTACTTTTGTGTTGCTCGGTGTGATCCTTTTCCAATCATACCTTATTAGTAGTCGTATGGATAACCAAAAAGTTGTATTTATGCCTCCAAAGGTAATAAATCAAGAGTTTTGGGTTACTGGTAATGAGGTGTCAAAATCTTATCTTAATGAGATGGCTCTT
This window harbors:
- the traL gene encoding type IV conjugative transfer system protein TraL; this translates as MVKPDGYVEINKFIDTKPMFGNWEVDTLMVFSVFVGIAIMFTKGFIPFATFFGTGVLAATLYEKIKKSKIKGFFLHILYMLGIRQPKTLPPSYMRYYIGA